In Parasegetibacter sp. NRK P23, a single genomic region encodes these proteins:
- the nirB gene encoding nitrite reductase large subunit NirB, with translation MRVVVIGNGMVGYKFCEKLLAKKGGASIELVVFGEEARPAYDRVHLSAWFSGTSAEELTMAPLSWYEEHGIRLYLGDPVQRIDRTAKTVHSYHGVEIPYDYLILATGSAAFVPPIPGVEKQGVFIYRTIEDLELMQAHAKHARKGVVMGGGLLGLEAAKAMLDLGITDTHVIEFAPRLMPRQIDDAGSRLLQSKLESLGLTIHTSTATSSIIGEETVSGLQFSDDTILEADMLVISAGIRPRDELARLSGIEVGQRGGIVVNESMETSDPNVFAIGECALYQGMIYGLVAPGYEMADVVATKLTGGEKYFTGFDMSTKLKLIGVDVASFGDPFAAGESARSIVYEDSAKGVYKRINISSDGKLLLGGVLVGDAEAYNQLLQTCKNKMPLPENPEDLLLGARGGKTDAGAGVMALPDDALICSCEGITKANLVSAVENGNETLDAIKKCCKAGTGCGGCVPMVKDIINATLKAQGKYVRTVICEHFPHSRQELYDLVKIRKYTSYDEVLSGIGQGDGCETCKPLVSSILASLWNEMILAKGNDTAQDSNDRFLANIQKGGTYSVVPRIPGGEITPDKLIVIGEVAKKYNLYTKITGGQRIDLFGAHLVDLPYIWEALIAAGFESGHAYGKALRTVKSCVGSTWCRFGLHDSVSFAIRVEERYRGLRAPHKIKSAVSGCIRECAEAQSKDFGIIATEKGWNLYVCGNGGSKPQHALLLASDIDSDTCIRYIDRFLMFYIKTADPLTRTATWLNKMEGGIDYLKNVVLNDSLGINDQLEAEMQQLVNNYKCEWKEAVENPEIRKRFVHFVNAPEEKDPTVQFEPMREMKRVGARGELDFSQRRNGAT, from the coding sequence ATGAGAGTAGTAGTTATTGGAAACGGGATGGTGGGTTACAAGTTTTGTGAGAAGCTGCTGGCCAAAAAAGGCGGTGCTTCCATAGAGCTGGTAGTTTTCGGGGAAGAAGCCCGTCCTGCATACGACAGGGTCCATCTCAGCGCCTGGTTCTCCGGAACATCGGCGGAAGAATTAACCATGGCTCCTTTGAGTTGGTACGAGGAGCATGGCATCAGGCTTTACCTGGGCGATCCTGTTCAAAGGATCGACCGCACGGCGAAAACGGTTCATTCCTATCATGGAGTGGAAATTCCTTATGATTACCTCATTCTCGCAACCGGTTCAGCTGCCTTCGTTCCGCCCATCCCCGGGGTGGAAAAGCAAGGCGTATTTATTTACCGCACTATAGAAGACCTTGAGCTCATGCAGGCTCACGCGAAACATGCACGCAAGGGTGTAGTGATGGGGGGCGGACTCCTCGGGCTTGAAGCCGCGAAGGCCATGCTTGACCTGGGTATCACCGATACACATGTGATTGAGTTTGCGCCCCGCCTCATGCCCCGCCAGATCGACGATGCCGGCTCCCGCCTGTTGCAGTCGAAACTGGAATCGCTAGGTCTTACCATCCACACCAGTACGGCCACTTCATCCATTATCGGGGAGGAAACAGTTTCCGGACTTCAGTTTTCAGACGACACCATTCTGGAAGCGGATATGCTGGTGATATCAGCAGGTATCCGTCCACGTGATGAACTCGCCAGGTTATCGGGTATTGAAGTCGGGCAGCGTGGCGGCATCGTGGTAAATGAAAGCATGGAAACCAGCGATCCCAACGTGTTCGCCATTGGCGAATGCGCCCTCTACCAGGGAATGATCTATGGATTAGTGGCCCCTGGGTATGAAATGGCCGATGTTGTCGCTACAAAGCTTACGGGTGGAGAGAAGTATTTCACGGGTTTTGATATGAGTACAAAACTCAAACTTATCGGTGTGGATGTGGCCAGTTTCGGCGATCCTTTCGCCGCAGGCGAATCGGCCCGCTCCATCGTATATGAAGATTCCGCCAAAGGCGTTTACAAACGCATCAATATATCTTCGGACGGCAAATTACTTTTGGGTGGTGTATTGGTTGGAGACGCGGAGGCGTACAACCAACTGCTTCAGACCTGTAAAAATAAAATGCCGCTGCCGGAAAATCCGGAAGACCTGCTGTTGGGTGCCCGTGGCGGAAAAACAGATGCGGGGGCCGGCGTAATGGCGCTCCCCGATGATGCGTTGATCTGTAGTTGTGAAGGGATCACTAAAGCCAATTTGGTTTCCGCTGTGGAAAACGGCAATGAAACACTTGATGCCATTAAAAAATGCTGTAAGGCAGGAACAGGTTGCGGCGGTTGTGTGCCCATGGTGAAGGATATCATCAACGCAACGCTGAAAGCGCAGGGCAAATATGTGCGCACGGTCATCTGTGAGCATTTTCCCCACAGCAGGCAGGAACTCTACGACCTGGTGAAGATCAGGAAATATACTTCTTACGATGAGGTGCTTTCCGGAATTGGCCAGGGCGATGGTTGTGAAACCTGTAAGCCGCTAGTCTCAAGTATCCTGGCCAGCTTGTGGAACGAAATGATCCTTGCGAAAGGAAACGATACCGCCCAGGACAGCAACGACCGGTTCCTGGCCAACATTCAGAAAGGTGGCACCTATTCCGTGGTACCACGTATTCCCGGAGGCGAGATCACACCGGATAAACTTATTGTGATCGGTGAGGTCGCGAAAAAATACAACCTCTATACCAAAATCACCGGCGGTCAGCGCATCGACCTGTTCGGGGCGCACCTCGTTGATCTACCCTATATCTGGGAAGCCTTGATCGCTGCGGGCTTCGAAAGCGGACACGCCTACGGAAAAGCATTGCGTACCGTAAAAAGCTGCGTGGGCTCCACCTGGTGCCGCTTCGGGCTGCACGACAGTGTGAGCTTCGCCATCCGTGTGGAAGAGCGGTACCGCGGTTTGCGCGCGCCGCATAAAATAAAATCCGCTGTTTCAGGCTGTATCCGCGAATGCGCGGAAGCACAGAGTAAGGACTTCGGCATCATCGCCACCGAAAAAGGCTGGAACCTCTACGTTTGCGGAAATGGTGGCTCAAAGCCACAGCACGCCCTCTTACTCGCTTCTGATATTGATTCGGATACCTGTATCCGTTACATCGACCGGTTTCTCATGTTCTACATCAAAACCGCTGATCCGCTTACAAGAACCGCCACCTGGCTCAACAAAATGGAGGGCGGAATTGATTACCTGAAGAACGTGGTGCTGAACGATAGTCTGGGTATTAACGACCAACTGGAAGCGGAGATGCAACAGTTGGTAAACAACTACAAATGTGAATGGAAAGAAGCGGTTGAAAATCCGGAGATCAGAAAGCGGTTCGTGCATTTCGTGAACGCACCGGAAGAGAAAGATCCCACGGTGCAGTTTGAGCCGATGCGGGAAATGAAGAGAGTGGGGGCGCGTGGGGAATTAGATTTCTCGCAACGGCGCAACGGCGCAACGTGA
- the nirD gene encoding nitrite reductase small subunit NirD, with amino-acid sequence MIQEEIITWLYACSTHDVPDNGGVCVKLHGQQVALFNFTRRGEWFATQNLCPHRQEMALSRGMIGSSGGEPKVACPFHKRTFSLKTGECFEGDCEHIKVFPVKVEDGKVFIGVPGEGS; translated from the coding sequence ATGATCCAGGAAGAAATTATCACTTGGTTGTACGCCTGTTCCACACACGATGTTCCCGATAACGGCGGGGTATGTGTGAAGTTACACGGCCAGCAGGTGGCGCTGTTCAATTTCACCCGTAGGGGAGAATGGTTCGCCACACAAAACCTTTGTCCGCATCGCCAGGAAATGGCGCTGAGCCGCGGTATGATCGGTTCTTCGGGCGGTGAGCCTAAAGTGGCGTGTCCTTTTCACAAAAGAACTTTCTCGCTGAAAACGGGGGAATGCTTTGAGGGTGATTGCGAACACATTAAAGTGTTTCCGGTGAAAGTGGAGGATGGGAAGGTTTTTATAGGAGTGCCCGGAGAGGGGAGTTGA
- a CDS encoding nitrate reductase, with translation MFKSTCCYCGVGCGVKLRLDNHGQLLLEGDEAHPVNRGKLCSKGMNLHYTVNDRSDRLLFPQMRYNKSMPLQKVSWDAALERTAAVFRTFVEKYGPDSVGFYVSGQCLTEEYYVVNKLVKGFIGTNNIDTNSRLCMSSAVAAYKLSLGEDAVPVCYDDIELADCFYVTGANPAWCHPILWRRVEAHKMAHPHVKMIVADPRKTDTAALADLHLQLNPGTDIVLNHAIGRLLIENGDIDPAFLALHAEGFDAYRAKVFEKTTEESAAICGLEVDELRLAAEYIGRSKAFISMWTMGLNQSSVGVNKNLSLINLHLVTGQIGKPGAGPFSLTGQPNAMGGREVGGLANMLPAHRNLADPKHRAQVQAFWGGKEIQAKPGLTATEMFDALESGKLKAIWIICTNPLVSLPDVRKAEAALKKARFVVVQEISNKPETLAFADVILPAAGWAEKEGTMTNSERRITYLPKIVDAPGEAMPDTEIICRFAQKMGYPGFDFEDNGAIFKEHTQLTEGTNVNMTGIDYRLLQEHRSVTWPLKAGEKPKEGNRLFTDHKFYTPTGKAVLHPVSDDFTSENISPDFPLILTTGRVRDHWHTMSKTGKVNKLKQHIRHAFLEMHPIDARKLKLSDNELVTVRSARGEVRVKLQLSDTIKPGVVFLPMHWGKILGSDLHRTNNITSPKLDPISKEPDFKFCAVEVTPYRKPRQTIVVVGAGAGACGFVRAYRELNKEDEIIVFSKEDFPFYNRVMLPDYISGAQQWEELIKMNDAEEAAADIRLLKGVTVTEINRTEKYVLDSRGEKTHWDQLIFATGSRATIPPRIPRLPGIFTMRSRADADNFKKHLPPNAHVVIAGGGLLGLELAISLREINLRVSVIQRISRFLNRQLDELGSALLGEVIVEHGCEVYFNDELQSCFGQEQLTGIRLKSGKQLDCDALVFAIGTTPNIELAREAGLDCRRGVVVNERLQTSDPDIFAIGEVAEFKGNMYGITAAAEEQAAIVANWLYGDVSARYEGSLPMNIIKIQGFDLCSMGITETPDDPAYEEIVFIDRTRRYYKKCIVHQDKLVGAILIGDKTELLEFKELIAGKIELSEKRMQLLRSGKKAEPVLGKLVCSCHQVGEGNLQQKINEGCTDMPALCKTTGAATGCGSCRPQVQRILDKMLENTALPETLKLV, from the coding sequence GTGTTTAAGTCAACCTGCTGTTACTGCGGGGTGGGCTGCGGCGTCAAACTCCGGCTGGACAATCATGGCCAACTGTTGTTGGAAGGCGATGAGGCCCATCCCGTGAACAGGGGTAAATTGTGCAGCAAGGGAATGAACCTGCATTACACGGTGAACGACCGGAGCGACAGGTTGCTGTTCCCGCAGATGCGCTATAATAAAAGTATGCCCTTGCAAAAGGTAAGCTGGGACGCGGCTTTGGAAAGAACGGCCGCTGTATTCCGCACTTTTGTTGAGAAATATGGTCCTGATTCTGTTGGGTTCTATGTTTCAGGTCAGTGCCTTACAGAGGAATATTATGTGGTCAACAAACTGGTGAAGGGATTTATCGGTACGAATAATATTGATACGAACTCCCGTTTATGCATGAGTTCCGCGGTGGCGGCTTATAAATTATCATTGGGAGAAGATGCCGTTCCCGTTTGTTACGACGATATTGAACTGGCCGATTGCTTTTATGTTACGGGCGCGAACCCGGCCTGGTGCCACCCGATCTTGTGGAGAAGAGTGGAGGCGCATAAAATGGCTCATCCACACGTAAAAATGATTGTGGCCGATCCACGCAAAACAGATACCGCGGCATTGGCGGACCTGCACCTTCAGCTCAATCCTGGAACAGATATTGTGCTGAACCACGCGATCGGAAGATTGCTGATCGAAAACGGAGATATTGACCCCGCTTTCCTGGCGCTTCATGCGGAAGGATTTGACGCTTACCGCGCAAAAGTTTTTGAGAAAACAACGGAAGAGTCCGCGGCAATATGCGGATTGGAAGTGGATGAACTCCGGCTCGCGGCCGAATACATCGGCAGATCGAAAGCTTTCATCTCCATGTGGACGATGGGGTTGAACCAGAGTTCCGTAGGCGTGAACAAGAACCTTAGTCTGATCAACCTTCATTTGGTCACGGGGCAGATCGGTAAACCCGGTGCGGGCCCCTTTTCGCTTACAGGTCAACCCAACGCCATGGGCGGCCGCGAAGTGGGCGGACTGGCCAATATGTTACCTGCCCACCGTAACCTCGCCGACCCGAAGCACCGCGCCCAAGTACAGGCGTTTTGGGGCGGAAAGGAAATTCAAGCCAAACCTGGTTTAACAGCCACTGAAATGTTCGACGCATTGGAATCAGGTAAGTTGAAAGCGATCTGGATCATCTGCACCAATCCGTTGGTGAGTCTGCCCGATGTCAGGAAAGCGGAAGCGGCATTGAAGAAAGCGAGGTTCGTGGTGGTGCAGGAGATCAGCAATAAACCCGAAACGCTCGCCTTTGCAGATGTGATCCTGCCTGCGGCAGGGTGGGCCGAAAAAGAAGGTACCATGACCAACAGCGAAAGAAGGATCACTTATCTTCCAAAAATTGTGGACGCCCCCGGCGAAGCCATGCCGGATACGGAGATCATTTGCCGGTTCGCGCAAAAAATGGGCTACCCGGGATTCGATTTCGAAGACAATGGCGCCATATTTAAAGAACATACACAGCTTACCGAAGGCACGAATGTGAATATGACGGGGATCGATTACCGTTTATTACAGGAACACCGCTCCGTAACATGGCCATTGAAAGCGGGAGAAAAACCCAAGGAAGGAAACCGTCTTTTCACCGATCATAAGTTTTACACGCCTACCGGCAAAGCAGTGTTACATCCCGTTTCAGATGATTTCACCAGCGAAAATATATCACCGGATTTCCCTTTGATCCTGACTACGGGGCGCGTGCGCGACCATTGGCATACGATGTCTAAAACGGGAAAGGTGAACAAATTGAAGCAGCATATCCGGCATGCGTTCCTGGAGATGCACCCCATTGATGCCCGTAAACTGAAGCTTTCCGACAACGAACTGGTGACCGTACGCTCCGCAAGAGGAGAAGTGCGCGTAAAATTGCAACTCAGCGATACCATCAAACCCGGTGTTGTTTTTCTGCCCATGCACTGGGGGAAAATACTGGGCAGCGACCTGCATCGGACGAACAACATCACCAGCCCGAAACTAGATCCCATTTCAAAGGAACCCGATTTCAAGTTCTGCGCGGTGGAAGTGACCCCATACAGGAAGCCGCGGCAAACGATCGTGGTGGTGGGTGCCGGCGCCGGAGCCTGTGGGTTTGTACGCGCATACCGCGAATTAAATAAAGAAGATGAGATCATCGTATTCAGTAAAGAAGATTTCCCCTTTTATAACCGTGTAATGTTACCCGATTACATCAGTGGCGCACAACAGTGGGAGGAACTGATTAAAATGAATGATGCCGAAGAAGCCGCGGCCGATATTCGTTTGTTAAAGGGTGTTACGGTAACCGAAATCAACAGAACTGAAAAATATGTACTGGACAGCAGGGGTGAAAAAACGCATTGGGACCAACTGATTTTCGCGACCGGAAGCAGGGCCACCATTCCGCCAAGGATTCCCAGGCTGCCCGGAATTTTCACCATGCGTAGCAGGGCCGACGCCGATAATTTCAAAAAACACCTTCCTCCCAACGCGCATGTCGTGATCGCCGGCGGCGGGTTGCTTGGGTTGGAACTCGCGATCTCACTCCGTGAAATAAACCTGCGTGTTTCGGTGATACAACGGATATCCCGTTTCCTGAACCGTCAACTCGATGAGTTGGGAAGCGCGTTGTTGGGAGAAGTGATCGTGGAGCATGGGTGTGAAGTATATTTCAATGATGAGTTGCAGTCCTGCTTCGGACAGGAACAACTCACGGGCATAAGATTGAAGAGCGGAAAACAACTTGATTGCGATGCTTTGGTTTTTGCTATCGGCACCACCCCCAATATCGAATTGGCCCGTGAAGCCGGACTGGACTGCAGAAGAGGCGTAGTGGTGAACGAAAGGTTACAGACCAGCGATCCGGACATCTTCGCCATTGGCGAGGTGGCTGAATTCAAAGGCAATATGTATGGCATCACCGCCGCCGCTGAAGAGCAGGCCGCCATTGTCGCCAACTGGTTGTATGGAGATGTTTCGGCAAGGTATGAAGGGAGTTTACCGATGAACATCATCAAAATACAAGGCTTCGACCTGTGTAGTATGGGCATCACGGAAACGCCGGATGATCCCGCTTATGAAGAGATCGTTTTCATAGACAGAACCAGGCGCTACTACAAAAAATGTATCGTGCACCAGGATAAACTGGTAGGCGCGATATTGATCGGGGATAAAACGGAGCTGCTCGAATTCAAGGAACTCATCGCCGGAAAGATAGAACTGAGTGAAAAGAGGATGCAGTTGTTGCGTAGTGGTAAAAAGGCGGAGCCGGTACTGGGGAAACTGGTGTGTAGTTGCCACCAGGTGGGAGAAGGCAACCTTCAGCAGAAAATAAACGAAGGCTGTACCGATATGCCTGCGCTCTGTAAAACCACGGGGGCCGCCACAGGTTGCGGATCGTGCAGGCCGCAGGTACAACGGATACTGGACAAGATGCTGGAAAATACGGCGTTGCCGGAAACCTTAAAACTTGTGTAA
- a CDS encoding NarK family nitrate/nitrite MFS transporter produces the protein MTNNQQPLSSLNVFSFKGVQMRTFHITWMTFFVCFFGWFGLAPLMPTIKEDLQLTKSQIGNVVIASVSATIIARLLIGRLCDTWGPRKTYTALLLIGSIPVFCVGLAQDYTSFLLFRLAIGVIGASFVITQFHTSMMFAPQIKGTANAVAGGWGNLGGGITNMVMPLVFALIVGFGYTNKEAWRYAMILPGSLMLVMAFLYYRFTKDTPAGNYEDIERVKAEKKKTDYSILKDWRIWSLALAYAVCFGMEITFDNVAALHFVQEFKLEQSSAGFWAGVFGFMNLFARALGGVFADRVGRNYGMKGKGLLLAGVLLLEGLGLVLFAQSGSFGMAIFSMIFFALFLKMANGATYAITPFINEKNAGMVAGVVGAGGNVGGMLFGFLFKSESITYVEAFGYIGLIVIAVAVVVLFTRFTKTSEKAVEPKKELEPVFN, from the coding sequence ATGACCAACAACCAACAACCACTTTCTTCCCTCAATGTATTCTCCTTCAAGGGCGTGCAGATGCGCACGTTCCACATTACGTGGATGACCTTCTTCGTTTGCTTCTTCGGCTGGTTCGGACTCGCCCCTTTGATGCCCACTATTAAAGAGGACCTTCAACTTACGAAATCCCAGATCGGAAACGTGGTGATCGCTTCGGTTTCAGCCACCATCATCGCGCGTTTACTCATTGGCAGGTTGTGCGATACCTGGGGGCCGAGGAAAACATATACCGCGTTGCTGCTGATCGGTTCCATCCCCGTTTTTTGTGTGGGGCTGGCACAGGATTATACTTCTTTTCTGCTTTTCAGGCTCGCTATCGGTGTGATTGGCGCCTCATTCGTGATCACGCAATTCCATACTTCCATGATGTTCGCGCCGCAGATCAAAGGTACCGCGAATGCCGTTGCCGGCGGATGGGGAAACCTGGGCGGAGGCATAACGAATATGGTGATGCCACTGGTGTTCGCGCTGATCGTGGGCTTTGGGTATACCAACAAAGAAGCATGGCGCTACGCGATGATCCTCCCTGGATCGCTGATGCTGGTGATGGCCTTTCTCTATTACCGTTTCACAAAAGATACACCTGCTGGCAACTATGAGGACATTGAAAGGGTAAAGGCTGAAAAGAAGAAAACAGATTATTCCATCCTCAAAGACTGGCGCATCTGGAGCCTGGCGCTGGCCTATGCCGTATGCTTCGGTATGGAGATCACGTTCGATAATGTGGCCGCTTTGCATTTTGTGCAGGAATTTAAACTGGAGCAATCTTCCGCAGGATTCTGGGCCGGAGTGTTCGGCTTCATGAATCTTTTTGCCCGCGCGTTGGGTGGTGTTTTCGCCGACAGGGTCGGCAGGAATTATGGTATGAAGGGAAAGGGATTGCTGCTCGCCGGCGTATTGCTGCTGGAAGGACTGGGACTGGTATTGTTCGCGCAATCCGGTTCCTTCGGCATGGCAATCTTCTCCATGATCTTCTTCGCGCTCTTCCTCAAAATGGCCAACGGTGCCACTTATGCGATCACGCCGTTCATCAATGAGAAAAATGCCGGTATGGTGGCGGGTGTGGTAGGCGCAGGCGGAAATGTGGGCGGTATGCTGTTCGGTTTTCTCTTCAAAAGTGAAAGCATTACTTACGTGGAAGCATTCGGATACATTGGATTGATCGTGATTGCCGTGGCGGTGGTGGTATTGTTTACCCGGTTTACGAAAACATCTGAAAAGGCCGTTGAACCCAAAAAGGAACTGGAACCTGTATTTAATTAA
- a CDS encoding rubredoxin has protein sequence MARKFNTIKINKRGGLVPAGDLLNIIRIARKAGADALRFGTRQQIFFKVPVGKTEACCEQLQSQELFTEVNEEIYPNIVSSFAAENVFHQSAWLREGDYRDIMDAFSFRPKLKINLVDKDQCFVPFFTGHLNFITSALPNYWYLRVRFPKSNQLYQWPVLIYSYDIPLLCEALEKLIATAEVAFLEDAQQKGEMLMALLSEHKRFITQLASEELQLPDFRLPYYEGFNMYGQQTWLGIYRRNETFPLGFLEDLAGLSAQCCITPWKSLIIKNINPADRRRWDYVLGKHRINVRHASNELNWMVEDGSEEGLILKRMMVHHFDKEDLRTYGLCFAIKTKPKSGLTGSVVIRRQEMTGKAKSATDKFDILYTKDFNPNTRELVLFRSRVGKEEMGTYLSALCKYYYELQHGEDVINHNVYREGASNEQTPELSSKMVHQCPYCKTIYDQVYGDEQQGIAPGVLFASLPEDYCCPTCDTSKTEFVEMDFERELTV, from the coding sequence ATGGCCCGTAAGTTCAATACCATCAAAATTAATAAACGCGGTGGCCTGGTACCGGCTGGCGACCTGCTGAACATCATACGCATTGCCCGCAAAGCGGGTGCTGATGCGCTTCGTTTCGGTACCCGCCAGCAAATATTTTTTAAAGTGCCGGTGGGCAAAACGGAAGCATGTTGCGAACAACTGCAAAGCCAAGAACTGTTCACGGAAGTAAATGAAGAAATCTATCCCAATATCGTGAGTTCCTTTGCTGCTGAAAATGTGTTCCATCAGTCGGCCTGGCTGCGGGAAGGAGACTACCGAGATATTATGGACGCATTCTCTTTCCGGCCGAAATTAAAAATAAACCTGGTGGACAAGGATCAGTGCTTTGTTCCTTTTTTCACGGGGCATCTCAATTTTATCACGTCGGCGTTGCCCAATTACTGGTACCTGCGGGTGCGGTTCCCCAAATCGAATCAGCTGTACCAGTGGCCGGTGCTGATCTATTCTTATGATATCCCTTTGCTTTGTGAGGCTCTGGAAAAACTGATCGCCACAGCGGAAGTCGCATTCCTGGAAGATGCGCAGCAGAAGGGGGAAATGCTTATGGCTTTGTTGTCGGAGCACAAAAGATTTATTACGCAACTCGCCAGTGAAGAGCTGCAGTTGCCCGATTTCAGGTTGCCTTATTATGAGGGGTTTAATATGTACGGGCAGCAAACCTGGCTGGGTATTTACAGAAGGAACGAAACGTTTCCACTTGGGTTCCTGGAAGATCTGGCCGGGCTTTCGGCCCAGTGCTGCATCACACCCTGGAAATCACTCATCATTAAAAATATTAATCCTGCCGACCGGCGCCGTTGGGATTATGTATTGGGAAAACACCGCATCAACGTGCGCCATGCCTCGAACGAATTGAACTGGATGGTGGAAGATGGGAGCGAAGAAGGTTTGATCCTCAAAAGAATGATGGTGCACCATTTTGATAAGGAAGATCTCCGGACCTATGGATTGTGCTTCGCCATTAAAACCAAGCCTAAATCGGGACTTACGGGTTCCGTGGTGATCCGTCGACAGGAAATGACCGGTAAGGCAAAGAGCGCAACAGATAAATTTGATATTCTTTACACGAAAGATTTTAATCCCAACACCCGTGAACTGGTGTTGTTCAGGAGTAGGGTGGGGAAGGAGGAGATGGGAACCTATCTTTCAGCGTTGTGTAAATATTATTATGAATTACAGCATGGGGAAGATGTGATCAACCACAATGTTTACCGCGAAGGTGCTTCCAATGAGCAGACCCCGGAATTGTCATCTAAGATGGTACACCAATGCCCTTACTGCAAAACCATATACGATCAGGTGTATGGGGATGAACAACAGGGTATAGCACCGGGTGTGTTGTTCGCGTCGCTTCCTGAAGATTATTGCTGTCCAACCTGTGATACATCGAAAACCGAATTTGTGGAAATGGATTTTGAGCGCGAACTTACCGTATGA
- a CDS encoding alginate export family protein has translation MAFCSGVLSVKAQFQFTGQLRTRTEWRNGVGTLRAYNADPSFFTSQRTRLSFGYNMPRVQFKTTVQDVRVWGQDASSISNADGAKLGVHEAWAEVALQNRADTGFKSSFVDYLGLRIGRQELMYDDARLLGNLDWLQQGRRHDALVFKMREKKFSADAGFAFSQQTDAFGYNGTYYTPANVLPTVRDSKGQLAATPAGFIPLVNAAGISSRSGTPAFSNPPGTNGQTQQYKAMQFLYTSWKKSTTTISGLLLADHFGVHQLDSVQNISGADTGYIYGRKFRSKGVHSRLTFGAQLSGAFDQKNTFQYKAGAYFQTGKDLEGTALSTYMAYASLTLQRAPFTYAIGYDILSGNDAFSSDGKSHRFDPLYGTPHKFWGYMDYFYVGTGSPTGGLANPQASIRYAARGKRFSASADYHAFFLANDQKDKNASKVERYLGSEVDLSSSYQLNNLVTLEGGVSFMGATRSMDYAKNISPGTARLAGSWAWLMVNIRPDFLRK, from the coding sequence ATGGCATTCTGTTCAGGTGTTCTCTCCGTAAAAGCGCAGTTCCAGTTTACCGGGCAGCTCCGTACCCGCACCGAGTGGCGGAACGGCGTGGGAACCCTGCGCGCCTACAATGCCGATCCTTCATTTTTTACTTCACAACGTACCCGCCTCAGCTTCGGGTACAATATGCCGCGGGTTCAATTTAAAACAACGGTGCAGGATGTAAGGGTATGGGGACAGGACGCTTCATCCATTTCAAACGCCGATGGCGCTAAACTCGGTGTGCACGAAGCCTGGGCGGAGGTTGCACTGCAAAACCGCGCTGATACTGGTTTTAAAAGTTCTTTTGTGGATTACCTCGGCTTGAGAATCGGCAGACAGGAACTGATGTACGATGATGCGCGGCTGCTCGGTAACCTCGATTGGTTACAGCAGGGAAGAAGGCATGATGCCCTGGTGTTTAAGATGAGGGAAAAGAAATTCAGCGCCGATGCGGGGTTCGCCTTCTCACAACAAACAGATGCATTCGGTTACAACGGTACTTATTACACGCCTGCTAATGTGCTGCCCACCGTTCGTGACAGCAAGGGCCAACTGGCGGCAACACCGGCAGGGTTTATTCCGCTTGTAAATGCGGCAGGCATCAGTTCCAGATCAGGAACACCTGCCTTCTCCAACCCGCCGGGTACAAACGGGCAAACACAACAATATAAAGCTATGCAGTTCCTGTATACTTCGTGGAAGAAGTCGACGACCACGATCTCAGGGTTGTTGCTGGCAGATCATTTTGGCGTACACCAACTGGATTCCGTACAAAATATTTCGGGTGCCGATACCGGTTATATCTACGGTCGGAAATTCCGTTCAAAAGGTGTTCACTCCAGGCTCACCTTCGGCGCGCAACTTTCAGGAGCCTTCGACCAGAAAAATACCTTTCAATACAAAGCGGGCGCATACTTTCAAACCGGGAAGGACCTCGAAGGAACCGCGCTCTCCACTTATATGGCTTATGCCTCGCTTACTTTGCAACGCGCACCATTCACGTATGCTATCGGATATGATATCCTCTCCGGTAACGATGCTTTTTCTTCCGACGGAAAGAGCCATCGCTTCGATCCGCTGTATGGAACACCGCATAAATTCTGGGGGTACATGGATTACTTTTATGTAGGAACCGGTTCACCCACCGGAGGACTTGCCAATCCACAAGCCAGCATTCGTTACGCTGCGCGCGGTAAAAGATTTTCCGCTTCCGCCGACTACCATGCTTTTTTCCTGGCCAACGACCAAAAGGATAAGAATGCTTCCAAAGTGGAGCGGTACCTGGGAAGCGAAGTCGATCTTTCTTCCTCTTATCAGCTCAATAACCTCGTAACACTGGAAGGCGGCGTTTCTTTCATGGGCGCCACCCGAAGTATGGATTACGCGAAAAATATCAGTCCCGGAACAGCACGCCTTGCGGGTTCCTGGGCCTGGCTCATGGTAAACATCCGTCCCGATTTCCTCCGCAAATAA